A part of Helicobacter fennelliae genomic DNA contains:
- the proB gene encoding glutamate 5-kinase, with amino-acid sequence MTQTRSFAKPIRTLVIKIGSSILAGENGLYSDHINALASQIAKLKAQIPNIVIVSSGAVASGFKLLGFKSRPKDIISKQASAAVGQARLIWTYEQAFSKHNLNVAQILLTKNDLANRKGFLYARSALKKLLELNVIAIINENDTIVIDELKYIETFGDNDNLGAMVAGIVDADLLLILSDVNGLYTANPSEDKNAMLIHEVKYIDEKIMSLAGESVSKVGTGGMKSKLNATKKALSIGCDVAIIKGSEAQNIQRFFAGEQIGTYFSHITHHAPLKKRKFWLQNATIPKGSVIIDDGAKKAILAHKSLLAKGIRGCEGRFAAGDVVLLVDTKNQEIARAKVRYSSNEILKIMGFDSSEISKILGYKFCDEIVHIDDVSLL; translated from the coding sequence ATGACACAAACGCGATCTTTTGCTAAGCCAATCCGCACACTTGTAATCAAAATAGGCAGCTCAATCCTAGCGGGTGAAAATGGGCTATATAGCGATCATATAAACGCGCTTGCTTCACAGATAGCCAAACTTAAAGCACAGATTCCAAATATTGTGATCGTCTCATCAGGAGCGGTTGCTTCTGGGTTTAAGCTTTTGGGCTTTAAATCGCGCCCAAAAGATATAATCAGCAAGCAAGCAAGCGCGGCAGTAGGACAAGCGCGACTCATCTGGACTTATGAGCAAGCTTTTAGTAAGCACAATCTCAATGTCGCTCAGATTCTGCTTACAAAAAATGACCTTGCCAATCGCAAAGGATTTTTGTATGCGCGATCGGCACTCAAGAAACTTTTGGAGCTTAATGTGATTGCTATCATCAATGAAAATGATACAATTGTCATCGATGAGCTCAAATACATCGAAACTTTTGGGGATAATGATAATTTAGGAGCAATGGTAGCAGGGATTGTTGATGCGGATTTGCTACTTATCCTCTCTGATGTCAATGGGCTTTATACGGCAAATCCAAGCGAGGACAAAAACGCAATGCTCATTCATGAAGTCAAATATATTGATGAAAAAATTATGTCTTTGGCTGGAGAAAGTGTCTCAAAAGTCGGCACAGGCGGAATGAAATCAAAACTCAACGCCACAAAAAAAGCATTAAGCATAGGCTGTGATGTGGCGATTATCAAAGGGAGCGAAGCGCAAAATATACAAAGGTTTTTTGCAGGAGAGCAAATCGGGACTTATTTTTCACACATTACACATCACGCACCACTCAAAAAACGCAAATTCTGGCTTCAAAATGCTACGATACCAAAAGGATCTGTAATCATTGATGATGGTGCAAAAAAGGCAATTTTGGCGCATAAATCGCTTTTGGCAAAGGGGATTAGAGGTTGTGAGGGGAGATTTGCAGCGGGTGATGTCGTGCTACTTGTAGATACAAAAAACCAAGAAATAGCACGCGCAAAAGTGCGATACAGCTCAAATGAAATCCTTAAAATCATGGGCTTTGATTCAAGTGAAATAAGTAAGATTTTGGGGTA
- the folP gene encoding dihydropteroate synthase: MNTQRLNPALLSSMLETINCEPMGKKIMHAKGEVYTFLLQSLTITQLQILKQELVSVGGDLATPREAILCEPKSYNALLIATKSQLLRVIDKCAMQPFGLKALAKTLASHLNAKQYKPRLMAIINLTPDSFHADSRHSPQEAIAKIQNLIAMQAPLIDIGAASSRPGSELIDYKVEIERLSEVCAYIKHHQLYKHTTFSIDTYNPQTADFALDSGFRIVNDVSGLADEKMFEVIGAFGADVVLMHSKGTPKNMAQLTEYSDLFGEIDMFFERKIAKLRDCGAGEIILDIGFGFAKSITQNLSLIQHLSHFKHFGLELLVGASNKSTIGAITHQDNTANRLSGTLSLHLLALQNGASILRVHNYQEHLDMLRVYEALSQDISSTKEY; the protein is encoded by the coding sequence ATGAATACACAACGATTAAATCCTGCTTTACTCTCATCTATGCTTGAGACAATTAACTGCGAGCCTATGGGCAAAAAAATTATGCACGCTAAAGGTGAGGTTTATACTTTTTTGCTTCAATCCCTAACAATCACACAGCTTCAGATTCTCAAGCAAGAGCTTGTAAGTGTCGGTGGGGATTTAGCCACTCCAAGAGAGGCGATTTTGTGCGAGCCAAAATCCTACAACGCACTTCTTATCGCCACAAAGTCTCAACTTTTGCGTGTGATTGACAAATGCGCTATGCAACCTTTTGGGCTCAAAGCTCTAGCCAAAACCCTTGCTTCACATCTTAATGCCAAGCAATACAAACCGCGCCTTATGGCAATCATCAATCTCACGCCTGATAGTTTTCACGCAGATTCTAGGCATTCTCCGCAAGAAGCGATAGCAAAAATCCAGAATCTAATCGCTATGCAAGCACCATTGATTGATATTGGTGCGGCAAGCTCGCGCCCCGGAAGTGAGCTAATCGACTACAAAGTCGAGATAGAGCGACTCTCTGAAGTGTGCGCGTATATCAAACATCATCAATTATATAAGCACACAACTTTTTCAATCGATACTTATAATCCGCAAACTGCGGATTTTGCGCTAGATTCTGGATTTCGTATCGTTAATGATGTGAGTGGCTTAGCAGATGAAAAAATGTTTGAAGTGATTGGGGCATTTGGTGCTGATGTGGTGCTTATGCACTCAAAAGGCACACCTAAAAATATGGCACAACTTACAGAATATAGCGATTTATTTGGTGAGATTGATATGTTTTTTGAGAGAAAAATCGCTAAATTGCGCGATTGTGGCGCGGGTGAGATTATTTTGGATATTGGGTTTGGGTTTGCAAAATCTATCACGCAAAATCTATCACTCATTCAACATTTGAGTCATTTTAAGCATTTTGGATTAGAATTATTAGTCGGTGCGAGCAATAAATCAACCATTGGTGCTATCACACATCAAGACAATACCGCCAATCGACTAAGCGGGACATTGAGCTTGCATTTATTAGCATTGCAAAATGGCGCAAGTATTTTGCGCGTGCATAATTACCAAGAGCATTTGGATATGCTAAGGGTGTATGAGGCATTATCTCAAGATATATCATCTACAAAGGAGTATTGA
- a CDS encoding DNA polymerase III subunit delta', whose protein sequence is MNYTGRIILTDDISEAIAKTKQGLAASDFRVFNENDPLKIKDAREIIRQAHLTSESKKTIIIAAQAFGEDAQSALLKVLEEPPNNIEFVIITKNKNALLPTIRSRMMIELDRKEKTLADFELDLYKIDLEKITHFLKANTSKASNNDGSNNDDTDTSSTNANDTKDSTTKANSAKDNSSAKASSTKTNSTKDSRIKARELVQSLLFALHKLNIKLEEDELDMFDEAIVEVDNYRKIQHTLLPLLLMVHNKIRVKQ, encoded by the coding sequence ATGAATTACACAGGGCGGATTATTTTGACAGATGATATATCTGAAGCGATTGCAAAAACAAAGCAGGGTTTGGCTGCGAGTGATTTTCGTGTATTTAATGAGAATGATCCGCTTAAAATCAAAGATGCACGAGAGATTATCAGGCAAGCTCATCTCACTTCAGAGAGCAAAAAAACAATCATTATCGCCGCGCAAGCCTTTGGCGAGGACGCACAAAGTGCGCTACTCAAAGTCTTAGAAGAGCCTCCAAATAATATTGAATTTGTCATCATCACCAAAAACAAAAACGCCCTCCTGCCGACAATAAGATCGCGTATGATGATCGAGCTAGATCGCAAAGAAAAAACACTTGCTGATTTTGAGCTTGATTTGTATAAGATTGATTTGGAAAAAATCACACATTTTCTCAAAGCCAACACCAGCAAGGCAAGCAACAATGATGGTAGCAATAATGATGACACAGATACAAGCTCTACAAACGCAAATGACACAAAAGATAGCACCACAAAAGCAAATAGCGCGAAGGATAATAGTAGCGCAAAAGCAAGCTCTACAAAAACAAATTCTACAAAAGATAGCAGAATCAAAGCAAGAGAGCTTGTCCAATCGCTTTTATTTGCGCTCCATAAGCTAAATATCAAACTTGAAGAAGATGAGCTTGATATGTTTGATGAGGCGATTGTAGAGGTTGATAATTATCGCAAAATCCAGCATACACTTTTGCCATTATTACTTATGGTGCATAACAAAATCCGAGTCAAGCAATGA
- a CDS encoding HobA family DNA replication regulator has translation MNTLDFREWLLDSIRQDYKKWTLDRSWLEENRNPWADTAIYAIRHILNGGSLIIATDEKRAWFESYALSKFFQSGQNRPLLPIFSLNKILPPDFVIHKSNIQNIYNMLHIAYNKYMFWYIGQVNNDIAHLCLGQDFTLVWSFDEGIKNSFYLRSNDPFLDIKIIEMLDLFEKAIYAVILEQVVLE, from the coding sequence ATGAATACGCTAGATTTTAGAGAATGGCTTTTGGATTCCATTCGTCAAGACTACAAAAAATGGACGCTTGATCGAAGTTGGCTTGAAGAAAACCGCAATCCATGGGCAGATACTGCGATTTATGCGATTCGGCATATCCTTAATGGCGGATCGCTTATCATCGCAACTGATGAGAAAAGGGCGTGGTTTGAAAGCTATGCACTCTCAAAATTTTTTCAATCAGGACAGAATCGCCCATTATTGCCTATTTTTAGCTTAAATAAGATTCTGCCACCAGATTTTGTGATCCACAAAAGCAATATCCAAAACATCTACAATATGCTTCATATCGCCTATAATAAATATATGTTTTGGTATATCGGGCAGGTTAATAATGATATAGCACATTTGTGTTTGGGGCAGGATTTTACTTTGGTGTGGAGCTTTGATGAGGGGATCAAAAATTCTTTTTATCTTAGAAGCAATGATCCGTTTTTAGACATCAAGATCATCGAAATGCTTGATTTGTTTGAAAAAGCGATTTATGCAGTGATTTTAGAGCAAGTTGTTTTGGAATAA
- a CDS encoding aspartate kinase, translating to MLIVQKYGGTSVGDCDRIDNVANRVIDAKGDNEMVVVVSAMSGQTDTLINYTKFFSPLPNTREVDMVLSSGERVSAALLAIALESKGYKAISLSGAKAGIITDSIHTKARIEDIDTRYIKSLLKDGYIVVVAGFQGVDKNGEVTTLGRGGSDLSAVALAGALKADLCEIYTDVDGVYTTDPRIEKNAKKIDKISYDEMLELASMGAKVLLNRSVELAKKWNVTLVTRSSFTQKEGTLITTEENILEKPIVSGIALDKNQARVSIADVSDRPGIAAEIFSTLANGNINVDMIVQTIGRDGKTDIDFTIPQTEIEQTKLILKPFEKDVGSIEYDCEIAKVSIVGVGMKSHSGVASVAFQTLAKENINIMMISTSEIKVSMIIESKFAETAVRALHSAYKLDQ from the coding sequence ATGTTGATCGTTCAAAAATACGGCGGGACAAGTGTCGGGGATTGCGATAGGATTGATAATGTCGCTAATCGCGTGATTGACGCAAAGGGTGATAACGAAATGGTTGTAGTCGTCTCAGCGATGAGCGGGCAGACTGATACTTTGATTAACTACACGAAGTTTTTTAGCCCATTGCCAAACACGCGCGAAGTCGATATGGTCTTAAGCTCTGGTGAGCGCGTGAGTGCGGCACTTCTAGCTATCGCACTAGAATCTAAAGGCTACAAAGCGATTTCACTTAGTGGGGCAAAAGCTGGCATTATCACGGATTCTATCCATACAAAAGCGCGGATAGAAGACATTGATACGCGCTATATCAAATCGCTTCTCAAAGACGGCTATATCGTCGTTGTCGCGGGATTTCAAGGTGTGGATAAAAATGGCGAGGTAACAACTCTTGGCAGAGGTGGGAGCGATCTTTCAGCAGTGGCACTTGCAGGCGCGCTCAAGGCTGATTTGTGCGAGATTTATACAGATGTTGATGGCGTTTATACCACAGATCCAAGGATTGAGAAAAACGCCAAAAAAATCGACAAAATCAGCTATGATGAAATGCTTGAGCTTGCCTCAATGGGCGCAAAAGTGCTACTCAATCGATCAGTAGAACTCGCAAAAAAATGGAATGTAACTTTGGTTACACGTAGTTCTTTTACCCAAAAAGAAGGGACATTAATCACAACAGAGGAGAATATTTTGGAAAAACCAATCGTAAGTGGTATCGCGCTTGACAAAAACCAAGCAAGAGTCAGCATCGCAGATGTATCAGATCGCCCCGGAATCGCAGCAGAGATTTTTAGCACTCTTGCCAACGGCAATATCAATGTCGATATGATCGTCCAAACCATAGGACGAGATGGCAAAACAGATATAGATTTTACGATTCCACAAACTGAAATAGAGCAAACAAAGCTTATCCTCAAGCCATTTGAAAAAGATGTCGGATCGATTGAATATGATTGTGAAATCGCAAAGGTTTCAATCGTTGGCGTGGGTATGAAATCGCATTCAGGCGTTGCGAGTGTCGCATTCCAAACACTTGCCAAAGAAAATATCAATATTATGATGATTAGCACAAGTGAGATTAAAGTCTCGATGATTATAGAATCTAAATTTGCAGAAACTGCGGTGCGCGCACTCCATAGTGCATACAAACTCGATCAATGA
- a CDS encoding RNA pyrophosphohydrolase: MKKAHTIQNNHAQNACQRENKQARVAQNQVQNHAQNQAKTYRPNVAAIILSSHYPNVCEFFLGEREDMSGVWQFPQGGIDEGEEPAEALFRELEEEIGTNEIEILAQYPQWLSYDFPPHVLEKMYPFCGQTQLYFLVQLKPQAQINLKTPHQEFVRYDFVRYDEVLRRINYFKKDIYTKVLQYFKDEGYF, translated from the coding sequence ATGAAAAAGGCTCACACGATACAAAACAATCACGCACAAAATGCTTGCCAAAGAGAAAATAAGCAGGCGCGCGTCGCACAAAATCAAGTGCAAAATCACGCACAAAACCAAGCAAAAACCTATCGTCCAAATGTCGCAGCCATTATCCTTTCATCGCATTATCCAAATGTGTGTGAGTTTTTTTTGGGCGAGCGGGAGGATATGAGCGGGGTTTGGCAGTTTCCTCAAGGCGGTATCGATGAGGGCGAGGAGCCAGCAGAGGCGTTGTTTCGCGAGCTTGAAGAAGAAATCGGCACAAATGAGATTGAGATTCTAGCGCAATACCCGCAATGGTTGAGCTATGATTTTCCGCCACATGTGCTTGAAAAAATGTATCCATTTTGCGGGCAGACGCAGTTGTATTTTTTGGTGCAGCTCAAGCCTCAAGCCCAAATCAATCTCAAAACACCTCATCAAGAGTTTGTGCGCTATGATTTTGTCAGATATGATGAGGTGCTAAGGCGGATAAATTATTTCAAAAAAGACATCTACACGAAGGTTTTACAATATTTTAAAGATGAGGGGTATTTCTGA
- a CDS encoding NifU family protein: protein MIPFSDEELLEPVKHSIEKVRPMLVRDNGDITLIKIQDAKVYVRLEGACKGCAASSATLKLGVERQIRHDIHPEIEVIEITQKG from the coding sequence ATGATACCCTTTAGCGACGAAGAATTACTAGAGCCAGTCAAGCATTCCATAGAAAAAGTCCGACCAATGCTTGTGCGTGATAATGGCGATATTACCCTAATCAAAATCCAAGACGCAAAAGTATATGTGCGACTTGAGGGCGCATGCAAAGGGTGCGCTGCCTCTTCTGCTACACTAAAGCTAGGCGTAGAGAGGCAGATTCGGCATGATATACACCCTGAAATTGAAGTTATAGAAATCACACAAAAAGGATAA
- a CDS encoding UDP-N-acetylmuramoyl-L-alanyl-D-glutamate--2,6-diaminopimelate ligase — protein MKLNKHFEYEGKRYAFLSDDSRELDSETLFVKTKTNAQFMPQHTAFIDAQNLNHIFTRIPKIIGITGTNGKTTTATLIYFALLEMGYTAALLGTRGMFKNKVQIKPKGLTTPCVLELYADMDMASDCEFIVMEVSSHALHQERIAGLKFVAKVLTNITSDHLDYHKTLSEYIRVKNSFFVDGNLKIINADESNAHFNPKNAYTYGITKPANLKVLDYTFNPRMSAKICFDEKCFWLESKLYGLHNLYNLLAALTTLKAILPDTPINHLAQILARFEGVEGRMEIISQNPLIIIDFAHTKDGMQQIFESFKSKPIVVVFGAGGDRDKSKRKEMGACAYQYARKIYITSDNPRSEDPQSIIDDILEGIPNSADKSIFCDIDRKKSIHNAITNLTSDEILLVLGKGDECTQIFKDTTIHFSDKEVILDSLMRIKHQ, from the coding sequence ATGAAACTCAACAAACATTTTGAGTATGAGGGCAAGAGATATGCGTTTTTGAGCGATGATTCGCGTGAGCTAGATTCTGAAACGCTTTTTGTCAAAACCAAAACTAACGCGCAATTTATGCCACAGCACACAGCTTTCATTGACGCGCAGAATCTAAACCATATTTTTACGCGCATTCCCAAAATAATCGGCATAACCGGCACCAATGGCAAAACAACCACAGCGACATTGATATATTTTGCACTGCTTGAAATGGGCTACACAGCCGCACTTTTAGGCACAAGAGGAATGTTTAAAAACAAAGTCCAAATCAAGCCAAAAGGGCTTACAACACCTTGTGTTTTGGAGCTTTATGCGGATATGGATATGGCGAGTGATTGTGAGTTTATCGTTATGGAAGTAAGCTCTCACGCCTTGCATCAAGAGCGGATCGCTGGGCTTAAATTTGTAGCCAAAGTCCTTACAAACATCACAAGCGATCATCTTGACTATCACAAAACCCTAAGCGAATATATCCGAGTCAAAAATTCATTCTTTGTTGATGGGAATCTAAAAATCATCAATGCCGATGAAAGTAACGCGCACTTCAATCCCAAAAACGCCTACACTTATGGCATCACAAAGCCTGCGAATCTCAAAGTGCTTGATTATACATTTAATCCACGCATGAGCGCTAAGATTTGCTTTGATGAGAAGTGTTTTTGGCTAGAATCTAAACTCTATGGCTTGCATAATCTCTACAATCTTTTAGCCGCACTTACCACGCTCAAAGCCATTTTGCCCGATACACCAATTAATCATCTCGCGCAGATTCTCGCACGATTTGAGGGCGTAGAGGGGCGAATGGAGATTATTAGCCAAAATCCACTTATTATTATTGACTTTGCGCACACCAAAGACGGAATGCAACAGATTTTTGAAAGCTTCAAATCAAAGCCCATTGTCGTTGTATTTGGCGCAGGAGGAGATAGAGACAAAAGCAAGCGCAAAGAAATGGGAGCTTGTGCTTATCAATACGCACGCAAAATCTACATCACAAGCGATAATCCGCGAAGTGAAGATCCACAAAGCATTATTGATGATATTTTGGAGGGCATTCCTAATTCTGCGGATAAATCCATTTTCTGTGATATTGATAGAAAAAAAAGCATTCATAATGCTATTACTAATCTTACAAGTGATGAGATTTTGCTTGTGCTTGGCAAAGGCGATGAATGCACGCAAATTTTTAAAGACACGACCATTCACTTTAGCGATAAAGAAGTCATTTTAGATTCTCTTATGCGAATAAAACATCAATAA
- a CDS encoding Na/Pi cotransporter family protein encodes MFKKFKTELYTYYKMSILAFLSIAGIILMGQNQVAQNVLSGLAIFLLGMLFLEDGFRGFSGGFLERVLKKLSNTRVKSIFFGLITTAIMQSSSLVTILTLSFLSASLVSLGQALGIVFGANIGSTTSGWIIAGIGVKINVSALGLPLITLGVLLLFAKNKNLKSLGYILAGIGFFFLGISYIKTGFEGYSNAFSLNAIGFNKAITFAIFFFTGILITSIVQSSFATLTIIILALNAQSISYNDALALVIGTNVGGVVTALIASISSSVDGKRLAVGNTIFNFIIAVVCIIFLPVFKEIVELLASLFGFAEDDYAIKIALFHTSYNIIAVLLISPFIPVFEKFLNSFITSSQNDSDKPQYLDLNLIPYQNTAKEALQEELTHLFDNTILILSTIIGCDKKQILDSTLTKEQLSKNQVSISDEDLEELYTKKIKNIFNAIIDFSTHLRASYDDVIFGEEIGELQKASRDLAEATKNLKIIKSNLINNTHSNNPFLKEQCLNIKFLLAHTISQLNAMRNLPADEFQHEIKKLKKSLKTKDKHSIDDVQELLKECKITPAEATSILNDIAFSIKSLKEIASAALSISKSHTIESKTKSTESKAQPQAQSMQSSIDSTQIDSANPANLAQNQANHDSKQDDRHDDKHDNTHNTESTIESTTKPTQKPNPKES; translated from the coding sequence ATGTTTAAAAAATTCAAAACAGAACTCTATACTTATTACAAAATGTCAATCCTTGCGTTTTTGTCTATCGCGGGGATTATTTTGATGGGACAGAATCAAGTCGCCCAAAATGTGCTCTCTGGACTTGCGATTTTTTTATTAGGTATGCTTTTTTTAGAAGATGGATTCCGCGGGTTTAGCGGTGGATTTCTTGAGCGCGTGCTAAAAAAGCTCTCAAATACGCGAGTCAAAAGCATTTTCTTTGGACTTATCACAACTGCTATTATGCAAAGCTCATCATTAGTTACCATTCTCACGCTCTCATTTCTCTCTGCCTCGCTTGTGAGCTTGGGGCAGGCTTTGGGGATTGTATTTGGCGCAAATATCGGCTCAACGACAAGCGGCTGGATCATCGCTGGAATTGGCGTCAAAATCAATGTCTCCGCACTAGGATTGCCACTTATCACTTTGGGGGTTTTGCTTCTTTTTGCCAAAAACAAAAATCTCAAATCGCTTGGCTATATTTTGGCGGGCATTGGGTTTTTTTTCTTAGGTATTTCATATATCAAAACCGGCTTTGAAGGATATAGCAATGCCTTTAGCCTCAATGCCATTGGATTTAATAAAGCCATTACTTTTGCTATTTTCTTTTTTACCGGAATCCTCATCACTTCAATCGTGCAATCAAGCTTTGCTACGCTTACAATTATTATCCTAGCACTCAACGCCCAAAGCATAAGCTATAATGACGCGCTCGCACTTGTGATAGGCACAAATGTCGGAGGCGTGGTAACAGCACTCATTGCCTCAATCTCATCAAGTGTAGATGGCAAAAGACTTGCTGTTGGCAATACAATTTTTAATTTCATCATCGCGGTGGTGTGTATTATCTTTCTTCCTGTTTTCAAAGAAATTGTCGAATTACTCGCGTCATTATTTGGCTTTGCAGAAGATGATTATGCGATAAAAATCGCGCTTTTTCACACAAGCTACAATATCATCGCAGTTTTGCTTATCTCGCCTTTTATTCCTGTGTTTGAGAAATTTTTGAACTCATTTATTACAAGCTCACAAAATGACTCTGATAAGCCACAATACCTTGATCTCAATCTTATCCCCTATCAAAATACCGCCAAAGAAGCCTTGCAAGAGGAGCTTACGCATTTATTTGATAATACAATCCTCATTCTTAGCACAATCATTGGCTGTGATAAAAAGCAGATTCTAGATTCTACACTTACAAAAGAGCAACTCTCCAAAAACCAAGTCTCCATTAGCGATGAGGATCTTGAAGAGCTTTATACCAAAAAAATCAAAAATATCTTTAATGCAATTATTGATTTTTCAACGCATTTGCGCGCAAGCTATGATGATGTAATATTTGGCGAAGAGATTGGCGAGCTCCAAAAAGCCTCACGCGATTTGGCTGAAGCGACAAAGAATCTTAAAATCATCAAATCAAATCTCATCAACAATACCCACTCAAATAATCCATTCCTCAAAGAGCAATGCTTAAATATTAAATTTTTGCTCGCCCATACAATCTCCCAGCTCAATGCGATGCGAAATCTGCCTGCTGATGAATTTCAGCACGAAATAAAAAAGCTCAAAAAATCACTCAAAACCAAAGATAAACACTCCATTGATGATGTGCAAGAATTACTCAAAGAGTGCAAAATCACTCCAGCAGAGGCGACTTCTATCCTTAATGATATAGCTTTCAGCATAAAATCCCTAAAAGAAATCGCTTCTGCGGCACTCTCTATCTCAAAAAGCCACACCATAGAATCTAAAACAAAATCCACAGAATCCAAAGCGCAACCTCAAGCACAATCTATGCAATCCTCCATAGATTCTACACAAATAGATTCTGCTAATCCTGCTAATCTCGCGCAAAATCAAGCAAATCACGATAGCAAGCAAGATGACAGGCACGATGATAAGCACGATAATACACACAACACAGAATCTACAATAGAATCTACAACAAAGCCGACACAAAAACCAAACCCCAAAGAATCCTAA